The following proteins come from a genomic window of Flavobacterium crocinum:
- a CDS encoding substrate-binding domain-containing protein, whose protein sequence is MHCKTTYFYKIKLNLPHCFYFFNLKRINIITIKKIAELANVSPGTVDRIIHKRGQVAQETVDKVNAIIEEFGYKRNILASNLALNKKFHFAVFLPKSETLEYWKKQVEGIEKAAIEFSKFGIVLDYFFYDYNLASFKETVQEVMQFECDGLLFAPIFYEDSVQFLKEYKKKDIPVVMIDSNISEGNQHAYVGQDAFQSGYLAGRLISFAVKNERQVLIFKITREIESTSVYLQRIDGFYSYFKDHDELTNFKFSEVTLKDSRIDQLNLEMFSGINSVFVPNSRAYIVAEFLHKNNIKGVRIIGYDLLKENIEYLNKGVIDFLINQRPEDQGYMGINYLYKKLVLQEDADRTHYIPLEIILKENYFPARKSV, encoded by the coding sequence ATGCATTGTAAAACAACTTATTTTTATAAAATAAAATTAAATTTACCGCACTGCTTTTATTTTTTTAACTTAAAAAGAATCAATATCATAACGATCAAAAAAATTGCAGAGTTAGCCAATGTCTCACCGGGAACGGTTGACAGGATTATACACAAACGCGGACAAGTAGCGCAGGAAACCGTTGATAAGGTGAATGCGATAATCGAAGAGTTTGGTTATAAACGAAATATTTTGGCGAGTAATCTGGCTTTGAATAAGAAATTTCACTTTGCTGTTTTTCTTCCAAAATCGGAGACTTTAGAATATTGGAAAAAGCAGGTTGAAGGGATTGAAAAAGCAGCAATAGAATTTAGTAAGTTCGGAATTGTTTTGGATTATTTTTTCTATGATTATAATCTAGCATCTTTCAAAGAGACAGTTCAGGAAGTAATGCAGTTCGAGTGTGATGGATTGTTATTTGCACCAATTTTTTACGAAGATTCGGTTCAATTTTTAAAGGAATATAAAAAGAAAGATATTCCTGTAGTTATGATTGATTCTAATATTTCAGAAGGGAATCAGCATGCTTATGTTGGACAGGATGCTTTTCAGAGCGGGTATCTTGCCGGAAGGTTAATCAGTTTTGCTGTTAAAAACGAAAGACAGGTTTTGATTTTTAAAATCACAAGAGAAATAGAAAGTACTTCGGTTTATTTACAGCGAATTGATGGTTTCTACTCTTATTTTAAAGATCATGACGAACTGACTAATTTCAAATTTTCGGAAGTGACTTTAAAAGATTCCAGAATAGATCAATTAAATTTAGAAATGTTCTCCGGAATAAATAGTGTCTTTGTACCAAATTCTCGTGCTTATATTGTTGCCGAATTTCTGCACAAAAACAATATAAAAGGCGTCCGGATTATTGGTTATGATTTATTGAAAGAAAATATAGAATATCTCAACAAAGGCGTAATTGATTTCTTAATTAACCAAAGACCCGAAGATCAAGGGTATATGGGAATTAATTATTTGTATAAGAAATTGGTTCTTCAGGAAGATGCGGATCGAACCCATTATATTCCGCTGGAAATTATTTTGAAGGAGAATTATTTTCCTGCAAGGAAATCCGTTTGA
- a CDS encoding YhcH/YjgK/YiaL family protein: MIVDSLQNAAKYYSLHPNFQKAFDYVNQNDIANLEEGAFEIGEGLKLIVIIGQGNTKEEAVKGFECHDKNIDIQISIKGPETFAWKPREKCINPNGDYSDERDVRFFHDAPDTFFQLQEKQFAILFPEDVHTAMIGEGLLKKIVIKVKI, translated from the coding sequence ATGATAGTAGATTCACTACAAAATGCTGCTAAGTATTACAGCCTTCACCCTAATTTTCAAAAGGCATTTGATTATGTAAACCAAAACGATATTGCCAATCTTGAGGAAGGCGCTTTTGAAATTGGCGAAGGTTTAAAACTAATTGTAATTATCGGACAAGGAAATACAAAAGAAGAAGCCGTTAAAGGTTTTGAATGTCACGATAAAAATATCGACATACAGATTTCTATAAAAGGTCCTGAAACTTTTGCATGGAAACCGAGGGAAAAATGTATAAATCCAAATGGCGATTACAGCGATGAAAGAGATGTTCGTTTTTTTCATGACGCACCGGATACCTTTTTTCAATTACAGGAAAAACAATTTGCTATCTTATTCCCTGAAGATGTTCATACTGCAATGATTGGCGAAGGGTTATTGAAGAAAATTGTAATCAAAGTAAAAATATAA